A DNA window from Meiothermus cerbereus DSM 11376 contains the following coding sequences:
- a CDS encoding cytochrome P450, producing MTLDPTELELRQDPLAFFVHLSRTSPDITTFRFASGKEIVFLNHPDLIREVLIERAEEFHKSDMTRAFAGGMGNGILLSEGEFWKQQVRLMRPAFHYKRLEGYAEVMSRFTQEMLSHWQNSEIRHIDEDMNALTLRVVAKCMFDVEAGEDREIMHRAIMLGQKVVGQMVYGWLNLPDWHPAMNRDGIRVVRALNEMVSRHIAYRRERGDLGDDLLSMLLEAQGQPGVELSDRQLRDEVLTVITAGLETTANALIWTWYLLDQNPAVKARLKAEVDSLGKLPGFEDVQRLPYLDQVFKESLRLYPPVWIIGRENVEALELGGMRLPPKTQIVMSQWAAHRDPRFFEHPDEFRPERWTPEFEKSLPRGAYFPFSLGPRVCTGQGFATLEYKLIVATVLQKFDLELARPAPVRPEPNFTLCAHGGLPMRVRRRK from the coding sequence ATGACCCTCGACCCCACCGAACTCGAGCTGCGCCAGGATCCGCTGGCTTTTTTTGTACACCTCTCCCGCACCAGCCCCGACATCACCACCTTTCGCTTTGCCTCGGGCAAGGAAATTGTCTTTCTCAACCACCCCGACCTGATCCGCGAGGTGCTGATCGAGCGGGCTGAAGAGTTCCACAAGTCCGACATGACCCGCGCTTTTGCCGGGGGCATGGGCAACGGGATTTTGCTTTCCGAGGGGGAATTCTGGAAGCAGCAGGTTCGCCTGATGCGCCCGGCCTTTCACTACAAGCGCCTCGAGGGCTACGCCGAGGTGATGAGCCGCTTTACCCAGGAGATGCTCTCGCACTGGCAAAACAGCGAAATTCGCCACATCGACGAGGACATGAACGCCCTCACGCTGCGGGTGGTGGCCAAGTGCATGTTCGATGTGGAGGCGGGCGAAGACCGCGAGATTATGCACCGGGCCATCATGCTGGGGCAGAAGGTGGTGGGGCAGATGGTCTATGGCTGGCTCAACCTGCCCGACTGGCACCCCGCCATGAACCGCGATGGGATTCGGGTGGTACGGGCCTTGAACGAGATGGTAAGCCGCCATATTGCCTACCGGCGTGAGCGGGGCGACCTGGGCGACGACCTGCTCTCGATGCTGCTGGAAGCCCAGGGCCAGCCGGGTGTAGAGCTATCCGACCGACAACTGCGCGACGAGGTGCTCACCGTCATTACCGCGGGCCTCGAGACCACCGCCAACGCCCTGATCTGGACCTGGTACCTGCTCGACCAGAACCCCGCCGTCAAGGCTAGGCTCAAGGCTGAAGTAGACAGCTTGGGCAAGTTACCCGGCTTCGAGGATGTGCAGCGCCTGCCATACCTGGATCAGGTCTTTAAGGAAAGCCTGCGGCTGTACCCGCCGGTCTGGATCATCGGGCGCGAGAACGTAGAAGCGCTCGAGCTGGGGGGTATGCGCCTTCCCCCCAAAACCCAGATTGTGATGAGCCAGTGGGCCGCCCACCGCGACCCCCGCTTCTTCGAGCACCCCGACGAGTTCCGGCCCGAGCGCTGGACGCCGGAGTTCGAGAAGTCGCTGCCGCGCGGGGCCTACTTCCCCTTCAGCCTGGGGCCCAGGGTGTGCACTGGGCAGGGCTTCGCCACCCTCGAGTACAAGCTGATTGTGGCCACCGTACTGCAAAAGTTCGACCTCGAGCTCGCCCGCCCGGCCCCTGTCCGCCCCGAGCCCAACTTCACCCTCTGCGCCCACGGGGGGCTGCCGATGCGGGTACGCAGGAGAAAGTAG
- a CDS encoding HAD family hydrolase, with translation MRWLTFDLDGTLADWPFRRLMRPYMQALLVQPAVRQALREEYLRRLAQGDPTRVYDWGDIYQVVREKLGLAQAFPNITQVLAEAVLEPEVLYPDVPAGLAALRQQGYHIAVATNGLARYQQVLVDKLNIAYEQMLAPDISHAIKPDPAFWNPLRSQVPEAIVHVGDLLSQDIWGANAAGLTAVWVWRNMPPDWQATPVPERTQRPDLGTVIAAKLQSELEEHGLVASIRPQTPPRPNYIVADLAELAVLLSGQQTAV, from the coding sequence ATGCGCTGGCTCACCTTCGACCTCGACGGCACCCTGGCCGACTGGCCTTTTCGCCGGCTGATGCGGCCTTATATGCAGGCTTTGCTAGTCCAGCCTGCTGTCCGCCAGGCCCTGCGCGAGGAGTACCTGCGGCGCCTGGCCCAGGGCGACCCCACGCGGGTCTACGACTGGGGCGATATTTACCAGGTCGTGCGGGAAAAACTGGGGCTTGCACAGGCTTTTCCCAACATTACCCAGGTGCTGGCAGAAGCCGTCCTGGAGCCGGAGGTGCTCTACCCCGATGTGCCCGCCGGGCTAGCTGCTTTGCGCCAGCAGGGCTACCATATAGCGGTAGCCACCAATGGCCTGGCCAGGTACCAGCAGGTTCTGGTAGATAAGCTCAACATCGCCTATGAGCAGATGCTGGCCCCGGATATCTCACACGCCATTAAGCCCGACCCGGCCTTCTGGAACCCCCTGCGAAGCCAGGTTCCGGAAGCCATTGTGCATGTGGGGGATTTGCTAAGCCAGGACATCTGGGGGGCCAACGCGGCGGGCCTGACGGCGGTGTGGGTCTGGCGCAACATGCCCCCGGACTGGCAGGCGACCCCGGTGCCTGAGCGCACCCAGCGCCCCGACCTCGGCACAGTAATTGCAGCCAAGCTGCAAAGTGAGCTGGAAGAGCATGGCCTGGTGGCCTCCATCCGCCCCCAGACCCCTCCCCGGCCCAACTACATCGTGGCCGACCTGGCAGAGCTGGCGGTTCTGCTTAGCGGCCAGCAAACCGCCGTATAG
- the trpE gene encoding anthranilate synthase component I produces the protein MPIAHTAKPTIPIKKTLLADLETPVTAYLKLSEKSTPSFLLESVEGGKAWARWSFVGVGARHTWRLKEGVLTLDGEPLPTQDPLRTLYQSVHRPIAPDPDLPLFWGGAVGYAAYDLIRYYERLPAHKPDLLGIPDLLFVEPEVLIVFDQFKQQLHIVAPAQEEEKAQALERIAWAEKKLQGPLPGVPGERAGRRTTFSQNVSQAEYEQMVERALEYIRAGDIFQVVPSLRFSAPLWVHPFAIYRALRSVNPSPYMGFLDLGEVTLVSSSPESLLRSDGRTVVTRPIAGTRRRGRDAAEDRALAEELLADEKERAEHVMLVDLSRNDLGRVCRYGSVRPKELMVVENYSHVMHIVSTVEGELCEDKSPLDALAAVLPMGTVSGAPKIRAMEIIEELEPSRRGAYGGAFGYLAYDGHMDVALTLRTIVIAREQIHIQAGAGVVYDSNPSAEYQECLNKAQAMLKAVRLAEEGL, from the coding sequence ATGCCCATTGCACACACCGCCAAGCCCACCATCCCCATCAAGAAAACGCTACTGGCCGATCTCGAGACCCCCGTCACGGCCTACTTGAAGCTTTCCGAGAAAAGCACCCCCAGCTTTTTGCTGGAGTCGGTGGAAGGGGGCAAGGCCTGGGCCCGCTGGAGCTTTGTGGGGGTGGGGGCCCGGCACACCTGGCGGCTCAAGGAGGGGGTACTCACCCTGGACGGTGAGCCGCTGCCCACCCAGGATCCCCTGCGTACCCTGTACCAGTCGGTTCACCGCCCCATCGCTCCCGACCCCGACCTGCCCCTCTTCTGGGGTGGGGCGGTGGGATATGCCGCCTACGACCTCATCCGCTACTACGAGCGGCTGCCGGCCCATAAGCCCGACCTGCTGGGCATTCCCGACCTGCTATTTGTCGAGCCGGAGGTGCTGATTGTGTTCGACCAATTTAAACAGCAGCTCCACATTGTGGCGCCGGCCCAGGAAGAAGAAAAGGCCCAGGCCCTGGAGCGCATCGCCTGGGCCGAGAAAAAACTGCAAGGCCCCTTACCGGGTGTACCGGGCGAACGGGCCGGACGGCGCACGACCTTCAGCCAGAACGTGTCCCAGGCCGAGTACGAACAGATGGTGGAGCGGGCGCTGGAATATATCCGGGCGGGGGATATTTTCCAGGTGGTGCCTTCGCTGCGCTTTTCCGCCCCGCTGTGGGTGCACCCTTTCGCCATTTACCGTGCCCTGCGCTCGGTTAACCCCAGCCCCTACATGGGTTTTCTGGATCTGGGCGAAGTGACCCTGGTTTCCAGCAGCCCCGAAAGCCTGCTGCGCTCCGATGGGCGCACGGTGGTTACCCGCCCCATTGCCGGAACCCGCCGGCGGGGTCGGGATGCCGCCGAAGACAGGGCCCTGGCCGAAGAACTCCTGGCCGATGAGAAGGAGCGGGCCGAGCACGTGATGCTGGTGGATCTTTCGCGCAACGACCTGGGCCGGGTCTGCCGCTACGGCAGCGTGCGCCCCAAAGAGCTCATGGTGGTGGAAAACTACTCCCACGTGATGCACATTGTTTCTACGGTAGAAGGTGAGCTCTGCGAGGACAAAAGCCCACTCGATGCGCTGGCTGCGGTACTGCCTATGGGCACGGTTTCGGGGGCGCCCAAAATCCGGGCCATGGAGATTATTGAGGAGCTCGAGCCCAGCCGCCGGGGGGCCTATGGGGGCGCTTTTGGCTACCTGGCCTATGACGGCCACATGGACGTGGCCCTGACCCTACGCACCATTGTGATTGCCAGGGAGCAGATTCACATCCAGGCTGGAGCGGGGGTGGTCTACGACTCCAACCCCAGCGCGGAGTACCAGGAGTGCTTGAACAAGGCCCAGGCCATGCTCAAGGCGGTGCGGCTGGCCGAGGAGGGACTATGA